CCACAATGACACAGGCTCCGATGATGAGCGTAGCCCCCATAATGACCGGGTAGTCGCGTGTGTCGACAGCATTGATCAGCAGCAGGCCCATGCCCGGCCAGTTGAACACGCTCTCGATGAAGATTGCGCCGCCTACAGCGATGCCGATGGTCGACCCGATGAGGGTAACCACCGGCAGGAGTGCGTTACGAACCGCATGCTTCATGATGACCCAGAACTCCTTCACACCTTTCGCTCGGGCGGTGCGAACATAATCCTGGTTCAAAACCTCGATAAGCGACGCGCGCATATAGCGCATGATCAGCGCTGCATGGCCAATGGAGAGAAGGCACGCGGGCAGAACGAGGTGAGACAGGAGATCACCAAGTGAGAAGGGGGCGCCAGGGGTTAGCATGCCGCCGGAAGGTGCCCAGCGGAGGACCACCGAGAATAGGTAAAGCCCGAGGATCGCCGTCAGGAAGGCCGGGCTCGAAATGCCCAGGAAGGCGATGACGGAGAAGCCGATGTCAGTCGAAGAATTTCGCCTGACGGCGCTGAGAACCCCCGTCGCTATGCCGGCCACGATTGCAAGGGCAAGCCCGGCGGCCATGAGCAGGACCGTGGGACCTATACGCTCCAGCACGAGGGGCAGAACCCTCACGCCGCTGCGCTGGATCGAATAGCCGAGATCGCCGGTAACCGCAGCCCGCAGCCATGCCAGATACTGGACGGGCAGAGGCTGGTCGAAGCCGAGACGGACGCGCAACGCGTCCATTTCCGCTTGGGACATCGCAACGTTGGGGTTGATATAGGCATCAATCGGATCGCCAGGCGCCAAACGAAGAAGGACGAAGACGAGCATGCTCAGGGCAACGAGCATCAACAGGCCGGTGGCGATGCGCCTCAGGATGTATGGCAGCATGAGAATGCCCTTTTGACTTTGGGAAGGCAGCTTTGACAGGCGCAAGCCGCCCTCCCCTTTTGCTCTGACAGATGAGCTTATTTCTCGATCGACCACTTCTCTGGGTGGGCGTTATAAGGTCCGCCGGCGGGAGCAGGTACCCAGACGAAGTCCTTGAGCTTCGCTGAAGCGACGCCGTAGCGGTTGGCAACCCACATGGTAGCCCAAGGGAGATTGGCGTTCATCGCCTTGCATACATCCTGGTAGCGCTTGTTGAGCTGCTGCGGATCGGTCTCGGCGAGTGCGGTGTCAAACGCCTTGGTCAGCTCCGGCATGTCGACGCGCAGGAAGTTCGCCCCCGCAGGGGGCTTCTGCGCTGCGTTCAAACCGATATTGAGGCCGGACGGATCGGGCCCATTCTGTAGGCCGGCGTAGACCAGCGGAAATTGGCTGAAATCGGGGTTGGCGGCATAGATGATGCCGTTGTAGGTCGGCGTGTCGACCACGCGCGGCACCACATTGATGCCGACCTGCGCGAGCATGGCCTGTACCGCGGCCATGACGTTGGCAGCCTGTGGCGTATTGTAGTAGGTGAGCCAAGTGATCGGCTTGCTGCCGTTAACCTTGTCCCATCCGGCTTCGCCCAGAAGAGCTTTGGCCTTGGCCGGGTCGTAGGCGTACGCGCTCAAACCCTCCGGGACAAGCTGCTTGGCGACATAGCCGCAGTTGGCGGCCGTTGCAGCTCCCCCATAAAGGCTATCGATAATCGCCTGTCGATCGATAGCGTGCATCACGGCCTGGCGCACCCGCACGTCCTTCCAGAGCGGAACCTGCTGGTTGAAGCCGAGATAGTTGACGACGAAGGACTGCCCCTCGATGACCTTGAACTCTTTGTTGCTCTTGAACGCAGGAACATCATCGGGCTCGACATAGGTGAACTGGATTTCGCCTGCCCGCAGCGCCGCGACGGCTGCGGCGGTGTTCTTGAAGTAGCGGTTGATCACTCGGTCCACCTTCGGGCGGCCAAGGCGGTAATCGTCATCGGCGACGAGTTCGACGTATTGGTCTGTCACGTACTGCTTGAACTTGAATGGTCCGGTTCCAACCGGCTTGGTCGCCCACCACGTGCTGGTCGCCAGTTCCTTCGGCGTTGTGCCGGCAAGCGCATGTTCGGGCAGGATCATGAGCTTCGTCAGCGTCGCCAGGAACCCGGCATCCGGACGCGAGAGCTTAATGATCGCCGTACGTTCATCGGGTGTCTCAACGGAGGAGATCGCATTAAGGCGGGCGGCAAAAACCGTTCCGGTCTCGCCGTTCTTGGCAAGGTCGACCGTGAACTTGACGTCCTTGGAGGTAAAGGGTTTGCCGTCATGCCAGGTTTCGGCGGCAAGCTTGAACGTGTACTCGGTCTTGTCAGCGTTGACGGTGTACTCGGTAGCGAGAGCGCCCTCGATCGCTGTCAGGTCGGCATTATAATTGACCAGGGGCTCAAAATAGACGTTGAGCCAAGTAAAACCGCCTGTCGCCGCGAGTGGGTTGAAGTTACCCTGAAAGCCGCCTGGACCAACGTCAAAGCCACCGGTGATGGTCTTCTGTTCCTGAGCGGCTACCGAAGTGGTCAGGGCTGCGGCCCCAATCAGCCCCGCAATGGAGATAGCTCGTTTCAATGTCTTCAGCTGCATCGTTTCCTCCCGTTATCCGTTGGTCGACTTTTTGTTGTTGGCGATCACATCGAGAATGCCCTCGTAATGTCTGTCGAGCCTCTCCCGGGCTCGTTCGATATCGCGCGCCGCGACCGCTTCGACGATCTCGTGATGGTCGCGCCACGTCGAGAGCGGGTCGGAGTTGGCAAGATTGGCAAAGTTGGAAGCCTTGTAGAAGGCTCGCCAGAAGATCTCGATCAAACCGGTGAGCATCCGGTTGTTCTGGCATCGAAAGAGGAGACGGTGAAACTGCTCATCCTCCTCGGCAAAGCTCTCGTCTCGCTCGGCGCGCTGGCGCATGCGCTCCGTTACCTGGCGCAGAGCGGTGAGATCCTCCTCACCAATCATCTCGACCGTCTTGTGGATGAGGCCGGTTTCCAGGACGCGACGCAGCTCGCGAAGTTCCTCGACGTCCCTCAGGGTATCACCAAGACCATAGGCGAGATTGTCGAGGAGCGGCTGGAATGAGAACTCCTTCACGAAGACGCCAATCCCGCGGCGGGTCTCCAGGACCCCTACCGACTCAAGCGCCTTGATGGCTTCCCGCACGGAGTTGCGGCTCACGCCGAGCTGCTGAGCGAGGAAGGATTCGGGCGGCAGTGCATCCCCGGCCTTGAGCTGATTGTCCTCGATATAGCCGCGCAGGCTCTCCTGCACCGTCACGTGCAGGGAGGGGGGCTTGGTCAAGGGCTTGATGCCTCTCAGGCCAGACATTGTTCACTCCGCTCGCTGCTGTGAAACACAGAATCCGGCTTGCTGCATATCAGCTTGTAGGATATCCATCAAGTGGGCAACTGAATAGGTTTGTCATATGAGGGTTTGTCTCCTAGGCGTAAGTCATTGGCACGCCGCGATGCATCTGGATGCGGTCAGGTTCTCAGACGGCGAGGTCACAAATGTTTGGGACGCCGACCCTAAAAGAGGAGCCGACTTTGCTGGCATCCATGGCGTTTCGGTTTGTGACCGCGTCGAACAGGCGCTTGAGAGAAAGCCCGACTTGGCGGTTGTCATGGGCTCGCCAGACAAGGTTCCAGACCTCGCTCTGAAAGTCATTTCCGCTGGCATCCCAATGGCCCTCGAAAAGCCCGCAGCCTCGACGACCAAGGAGTTGCTGCGGATCGTCGAGGCTGCCCAAAGTCACGGCAGCTTTGTTGCTGTGCCCCTCCCGAACCGCTTCGGACCTGTCTTCTGCGCGATGGCTGCGCTTGAGACGGATGGCCGCCTCGGCGAGCTCGCCTACGGTCATTTCCGGATCGTCAACGGACCTCCTCAACGCTATCGCGACGATGGGGTCGACTGGATGCTCGATCCGACAATCGGAGGCGGCGGAGCGCTGCGAAACCTCGGCATTCACGGAATCGATGCAGCCGTCTCGCTCGCTCAGGGCCCCTTGCGCATCGTCTCAGCCTCGGTCGCCAATCGCATCCACGACGAGCCGGTCGAAGACCATGCCCATGTGGTCCTGTGTGACGATGCCGGAACGCTCTTCACAGTCGAGGCTGGCTACACCTTCGCCTCCATGTCCCCGGGCGGGGACTTCGAGTGGCGGATCGCTACGGGCAACGCTTACCTGATTGACCGAGGCGAGACGGCGCAGTGCGCGACCCTGGACGACAGGAGCATCCGCATGCTCGCCCCTGAACATCCTAGCACGCGCTACCGCTTGTTCATGGCCGACACGTTCGACCGGCTTCGCTCGGGCAAGCGCCCGGCCGTCAGCATTGAGGATTACTTGGCAGCGATGGAGGTCATCGATGCCGCATATGAGAAGGCGAAGGCATGATCGGTGTAGGAATTATCGGGGCGGGTCACTTCGGCGCGGTTCATGCCCGCGCGATGACCGAGGTCGACGAGGTCAGGCTCGTCGCATCCTGTCGGGAGAACGCAGACGCAGCCGCCGCCTTTGCGGCTGAACATGGTGGCAAGAGTTACGGCGACTGGCGGGCCTTGCTGGACGATCCGATGGTCAATGCCGTGCTCATCGCCACGCCACACCACCTCCACGAAGAAATCACCATCGCGGCCGCCCAAGCCGGAAAGCATATTCTGCTGGAAAAGCCTATGGCACCCAGCTTGTCTGCTTGCGACACCATGCTCGCGGCCGCAGAGACAACACGCGTCAAGCTCATGATTGGGCACGTGATGCACTTCGCCCTACCCTGTCTCAGAGCCAAGGAGATCATCGACTCGGCCAAGCTCGGCGCTCCGGTTTTGGGTTCAAGCTGGATGATCAAGTTGTGGATGGAGAGCAACCGGCGGCCCTGGCATCTCAACCGTGCATCAGGGGGCGGGATGCTGATGACGGCCGGCATTCACGCGCTCGATCGGCTGATCTGGCTCATGGGGCAGCCGGTGGCTGGAGTCACGGCGATGGCCGGCACCTACTTCCACGAACAGGAGGCCGATGATGCGGCCCTGATCGGCTTGCGCTTTGCGAACGACCGGATCGGTCAGGTCGCCAGCGTCGGCTACCGGGACGGTGCGGTCACGTTCGCTATGGATCTTGTGTGCGAGAAAGGCACGATCCGGATCGATTTCGATCATGGGGTCTCCACAGGCCAAGGCGGCGTCTGGACGCCGGTTCCGGGCTCCATCGAGCCGAACTGGATGAGCGCAGCCGTGGCGCGCGAGTGGCAAGCCTTCGCCGCCAGCATCATCAACGATACGCCCTCCCCGGTTACCGGTTCCTATGGACGCCATGTGGTTGCCTGCATCGAGGCGGCTCATCAGGCCAGCGGCAGTCGGCGCGAGGTTCCTATCGCTGCCACTACGCTGGTGTAACGCCTCACTCGACACGCCACGAAGGTCCGGAACAGTCATGACATTTCAACCTGCGGCCACAGCGCTCACAGAAGCATTGAAGGGCGGACTGGTCGTCTCGTGCCAGCCTGTTCCTGGGGGCCCGTTCGACGATTCCGGATCCGTCGTGCGCTTCGCACTGGCCGCCCAAGATGCGGGTGCCCGCGGACTTCGGATCGAGGGCGTGGCCAACGTTGCCGCGGTTGCTGCTGCCTGCTCGATTCCGATCATCGGCCTTGTCAAGCGTGACCTCGCGGAAACGCCGGTCCGCATCACGCCTTGGATTGAGGACGTCGTCGCCCTTGCCGAGTCCGGCGCGGCGATTATCGCCTTCGATGCCACGGATAGACCAAGACCCGTGGCGGTCGGGACGTTGATCGAGAAGATCCATTCTCTGGGCTGCCTTGCGATGGCCGACATCGCGACGATCGCCGAAGCGAGAAACGCAAGCGCGCTTGGTGCAGACCTGATCGGCACCACCATGTCCGGTTATACCGACGTGGCTCCACCACCGCGAACGCCTGATATCAGGTTGGTGTGGGAAGCCTGTGGACTCGGCAAACCGGTCCTTGCCGAAGGCCGTTACAACGAGCCCCGTCTCGCGGCCGCGGCCATACGCGCAGGAGCCGCAGCGGTTGTTGTCGGCTCTGCCATCACCCGGCCGGAGCATATCACACGATGGTTCATTGATGCGATTGCCGTCGAAGCCGCTCCAGCAAGGCCGGTTCTCGCAATCGATATCGGCGGCAGCAAGACGGCCGTGGCGTTGGTCCTGAAAGACCGCATCCTCGAGCGGCGGCAAGTGCCGACGCTACCCGCCGATGGAGCGGAGGCATGGCTGCAAGCGGCCGCAGATGTCGCGCGGGATTGGCGCGGACAGTATGATGGTGTCGCGGCCGCCGTGACGGGTCTGATCAGGAACGGACTCTGGACAGCCGTCAATCCAGCGACCCTACCCGTTCCGGCAGACTTCCCGCTCGTGTCATGCTTGGCCGAGCAATTCGGTGATCCCGCCCTGGCCTTGAATGATGCTCAAGCTGCAGCTTGGGGCGAGTATCGCTTTGGTGCGGGCCGAGGGCGTGATCTGCTCTTCCTGACAGTATCGAGTGGAATTGGCGGAGGGGCTGTCGTCGGCGGTCAGCTTTTGAGCGGATCCGGGGGGCTTGCGGGGCATGTCGGCCAGATCCCGGTGCCAGTTCCGGGGAAACGCCATCACCGTCTGGAGGATTTAGCATCTGGCTTCGCCATTTCTGCAGCAGCCCGCGCTGAAGGCCATGATGCAGATGCCAAGACGGTTTTCGCCGCTATGGCAGCGGGCGAGAGTTGGGCGGAGGGCATCGTCGGCGAGGCTGTGGATCATCTGGCCCTGACTCTCCCGGGTTTACAGGCCCTCCTTGATCCACAGATCATGGTGATCGGTGGTGGCGTAGGCCTCGCGGCAGGTTTCCTGCCCCGTCTTGAAGCAGCTCTGTCCCGCTTCCCTTCTGCCCTCAAGCCTTCTCTGGCTCCGGCCCTCCTCGGCGCCGACGCTGGCCTATTAGGCGCGGCGGATCTTCTCAGAAGGCGGATGTCCCTTGAAACGGACACGACTCCAGCCGCTGGTGCGCCCGCGCCTAATGCGTAGCCACGGTCAATCTGCGACGACCCCGTATCTGAGGAGTGAGATGCCAACGCAGCTGAACACAGAAACAAGCATGCTTCGCGAGGCGTTTGAGGCGCCTGAGGTTGTGGCGCGTCTGCTTGCGAGCAACGCGCCGCTGTGCCGCGAGCTCGGCGCGCGCCTGCGCGCGTCCCCGCCGCCGTTTGCCGTCACCTGCGCGCGCGGCAGCTCGGACAACGCCGCCACCTTCGTCAAGTACCTGCTCGAGATCCAGTCCGGCCTCGTCACCGCCTCGGTCGGCCCGTCCGTGACCTCCGTCTACGCGGCGCGCCCGCGCATGCGCGATGCCCTCTTCCTCGCCGTGTCGCAATCGGGCCGCAGCCCCGACATCCTCAACC
This region of Microvirga mediterraneensis genomic DNA includes:
- a CDS encoding ABC transporter permease, translated to MLPYILRRIATGLLMLVALSMLVFVLLRLAPGDPIDAYINPNVAMSQAEMDALRVRLGFDQPLPVQYLAWLRAAVTGDLGYSIQRSGVRVLPLVLERIGPTVLLMAAGLALAIVAGIATGVLSAVRRNSSTDIGFSVIAFLGISSPAFLTAILGLYLFSVVLRWAPSGGMLTPGAPFSLGDLLSHLVLPACLLSIGHAALIMRYMRASLIEVLNQDYVRTARAKGVKEFWVIMKHAVRNALLPVVTLIGSTIGIAVGGAIFIESVFNWPGMGLLLINAVDTRDYPVIMGATLIIGACVIVVNLLTDIAYAAVDPRIQVA
- a CDS encoding ABC transporter substrate-binding protein, whose protein sequence is MQLKTLKRAISIAGLIGAAALTTSVAAQEQKTITGGFDVGPGGFQGNFNPLAATGGFTWLNVYFEPLVNYNADLTAIEGALATEYTVNADKTEYTFKLAAETWHDGKPFTSKDVKFTVDLAKNGETGTVFAARLNAISSVETPDERTAIIKLSRPDAGFLATLTKLMILPEHALAGTTPKELATSTWWATKPVGTGPFKFKQYVTDQYVELVADDDYRLGRPKVDRVINRYFKNTAAAVAALRAGEIQFTYVEPDDVPAFKSNKEFKVIEGQSFVVNYLGFNQQVPLWKDVRVRQAVMHAIDRQAIIDSLYGGAATAANCGYVAKQLVPEGLSAYAYDPAKAKALLGEAGWDKVNGSKPITWLTYYNTPQAANVMAAVQAMLAQVGINVVPRVVDTPTYNGIIYAANPDFSQFPLVYAGLQNGPDPSGLNIGLNAAQKPPAGANFLRVDMPELTKAFDTALAETDPQQLNKRYQDVCKAMNANLPWATMWVANRYGVASAKLKDFVWVPAPAGGPYNAHPEKWSIEK
- a CDS encoding FadR/GntR family transcriptional regulator, coding for MSGLRGIKPLTKPPSLHVTVQESLRGYIEDNQLKAGDALPPESFLAQQLGVSRNSVREAIKALESVGVLETRRGIGVFVKEFSFQPLLDNLAYGLGDTLRDVEELRELRRVLETGLIHKTVEMIGEEDLTALRQVTERMRQRAERDESFAEEDEQFHRLLFRCQNNRMLTGLIEIFWRAFYKASNFANLANSDPLSTWRDHHEIVEAVAARDIERARERLDRHYEGILDVIANNKKSTNG
- a CDS encoding Gfo/Idh/MocA family protein — protein: MRVCLLGVSHWHAAMHLDAVRFSDGEVTNVWDADPKRGADFAGIHGVSVCDRVEQALERKPDLAVVMGSPDKVPDLALKVISAGIPMALEKPAASTTKELLRIVEAAQSHGSFVAVPLPNRFGPVFCAMAALETDGRLGELAYGHFRIVNGPPQRYRDDGVDWMLDPTIGGGGALRNLGIHGIDAAVSLAQGPLRIVSASVANRIHDEPVEDHAHVVLCDDAGTLFTVEAGYTFASMSPGGDFEWRIATGNAYLIDRGETAQCATLDDRSIRMLAPEHPSTRYRLFMADTFDRLRSGKRPAVSIEDYLAAMEVIDAAYEKAKA
- a CDS encoding Gfo/Idh/MocA family protein; its protein translation is MIGVGIIGAGHFGAVHARAMTEVDEVRLVASCRENADAAAAFAAEHGGKSYGDWRALLDDPMVNAVLIATPHHLHEEITIAAAQAGKHILLEKPMAPSLSACDTMLAAAETTRVKLMIGHVMHFALPCLRAKEIIDSAKLGAPVLGSSWMIKLWMESNRRPWHLNRASGGGMLMTAGIHALDRLIWLMGQPVAGVTAMAGTYFHEQEADDAALIGLRFANDRIGQVASVGYRDGAVTFAMDLVCEKGTIRIDFDHGVSTGQGGVWTPVPGSIEPNWMSAAVAREWQAFAASIINDTPSPVTGSYGRHVVACIEAAHQASGSRREVPIAATTLV
- a CDS encoding putative N-acetylmannosamine-6-phosphate 2-epimerase, with product MTFQPAATALTEALKGGLVVSCQPVPGGPFDDSGSVVRFALAAQDAGARGLRIEGVANVAAVAAACSIPIIGLVKRDLAETPVRITPWIEDVVALAESGAAIIAFDATDRPRPVAVGTLIEKIHSLGCLAMADIATIAEARNASALGADLIGTTMSGYTDVAPPPRTPDIRLVWEACGLGKPVLAEGRYNEPRLAAAAIRAGAAAVVVGSAITRPEHITRWFIDAIAVEAAPARPVLAIDIGGSKTAVALVLKDRILERRQVPTLPADGAEAWLQAAADVARDWRGQYDGVAAAVTGLIRNGLWTAVNPATLPVPADFPLVSCLAEQFGDPALALNDAQAAAWGEYRFGAGRGRDLLFLTVSSGIGGGAVVGGQLLSGSGGLAGHVGQIPVPVPGKRHHRLEDLASGFAISAAARAEGHDADAKTVFAAMAAGESWAEGIVGEAVDHLALTLPGLQALLDPQIMVIGGGVGLAAGFLPRLEAALSRFPSALKPSLAPALLGADAGLLGAADLLRRRMSLETDTTPAAGAPAPNA